The following coding sequences lie in one Pontibacter sp. G13 genomic window:
- a CDS encoding M48 family metallopeptidase: protein MLQDPQQIKILLIGLLIGSTAFDILLSWLNLRSHTLELPNRVKADMDATSYARSKPYHEKNFRFGLLRKLTTTVLMVLLLATGAFGELDAWLRTWIESPIWLALAFFGVLSFGGDLLGIPFQYYQTFKIEAEYGFNKMTPKTFWLDKIKGWVLGAVLGGLIVGLLIWLVDLMGPDFWWIFWAVVSVFMLLVNVFYTSWLLPIFNKLTPLENGELREKIESYCQSVDFPLENLFVMDGSKRSSKANAFFSGMGKRKKVVLYDTLIEKHPDSELVAILAHEVGHYKRKHIVSGMVLGILQTGLMLFILSKFAFSETLSAALGGEFGIHLNLLAFGMLYSPISTAIAIGMNLFSRKNEYEADEYAATTYEAEPLATALIKLHGDNLANLTPHPLHVFLHYSHPPLLQRLGALDQVEASRKAEDS, encoded by the coding sequence ATGCTTCAAGACCCACAACAGATAAAGATACTCCTGATCGGCTTGCTGATCGGGAGTACTGCATTTGATATCCTCCTTTCTTGGCTCAACCTCCGGTCCCATACCCTCGAGCTCCCCAATCGTGTAAAGGCGGACATGGATGCGACTTCCTACGCTCGTTCAAAGCCTTACCATGAGAAGAATTTCCGATTTGGACTTCTTCGCAAATTGACCACCACGGTGTTGATGGTGCTCCTATTGGCGACAGGTGCTTTTGGTGAATTGGATGCTTGGTTGAGAACTTGGATCGAATCTCCGATCTGGTTGGCGCTGGCATTTTTTGGGGTGTTGTCCTTCGGGGGCGATCTATTGGGAATTCCCTTTCAATACTACCAAACCTTCAAGATTGAAGCCGAATATGGATTCAACAAAATGACGCCCAAAACCTTCTGGCTGGACAAGATCAAAGGTTGGGTATTGGGAGCTGTACTCGGAGGCTTGATTGTAGGCTTGCTGATCTGGCTGGTAGACCTCATGGGACCTGATTTTTGGTGGATTTTCTGGGCCGTAGTGTCGGTGTTTATGCTCCTCGTAAATGTCTTCTACACCTCATGGCTCCTGCCCATTTTCAATAAACTCACTCCATTGGAGAATGGGGAGTTACGGGAGAAAATCGAATCCTACTGCCAGTCTGTGGATTTTCCTTTGGAGAATCTATTTGTGATGGATGGATCCAAAAGGTCGAGCAAGGCCAATGCTTTTTTCTCTGGAATGGGGAAACGCAAGAAGGTGGTTTTGTACGATACATTGATCGAGAAGCATCCAGATTCAGAACTGGTAGCCATCTTGGCGCATGAAGTAGGACACTACAAGCGCAAGCATATCGTGAGTGGAATGGTGTTGGGAATTTTGCAGACTGGATTGATGCTCTTCATTCTGAGCAAGTTTGCTTTCTCCGAAACATTGTCTGCTGCTTTGGGAGGCGAATTCGGAATTCATCTGAACTTGTTGGCATTTGGCATGCTCTACAGCCCCATTTCCACGGCCATTGCCATAGGGATGAATCTCTTTTCCCGGAAAAATGAATATGAGGCAGATGAATATGCAGCCACTACCTATGAGGCAGAACCCTTGGCTACTGCCCTAATCAAGTTGCACGGTGACAATTTGGCCAACCTCACTCCTCATCCGCTACACGTATTCCTTCATTATTCCCACCCGCCATTGCTTCAACGTCTAGGCGCATTGGATCAAGTTGAAGCTAGTCGCAAAGCTGAGGATTCTTAG
- a CDS encoding Crp/Fnr family transcriptional regulator — protein MEDRSIWYLEEVNLKECFCPANGASDSYNKQPKRVYKKSEFIYFSDDTADKVFFIHEGAVKIAGYTEDGNELIKAVLRPGEIFGELAVFGVSKRTDYAQAVEDTELCILDREDVVKLMRDVDGFQAFLNRLMGQRVIYTQKRLESLLFKDAKTRVAEYVLQQAEKNGRVLADGSLLIRNYLTHQEIANFTGTSRQTVTTVLNQFRDTSLLDFDRKRIMVKDVNGLRREAN, from the coding sequence ATGGAAGATCGTAGCATTTGGTACCTCGAGGAAGTCAATCTCAAGGAGTGTTTTTGCCCTGCCAATGGAGCCTCAGACTCCTACAACAAGCAGCCTAAGCGGGTATACAAGAAGTCAGAATTCATCTACTTTTCTGATGATACCGCCGATAAGGTATTCTTCATTCACGAAGGTGCCGTGAAGATTGCTGGATATACCGAGGACGGAAATGAGCTGATCAAAGCCGTCCTGAGACCTGGGGAGATTTTCGGCGAATTGGCCGTGTTTGGCGTTTCAAAACGGACCGATTATGCGCAGGCAGTAGAGGATACTGAGCTATGTATCTTAGACCGAGAAGATGTCGTGAAGCTGATGCGGGATGTAGATGGTTTTCAGGCCTTTCTCAACCGCTTGATGGGCCAGCGCGTGATTTATACCCAAAAACGCCTAGAATCACTGCTCTTCAAAGATGCCAAAACACGCGTCGCCGAATACGTCCTCCAACAGGCAGAAAAGAATGGCCGTGTGCTCGCCGATGGTTCTTTGTTGATCCGGAATTACCTGACTCACCAAGAAATTGCGAACTTTACAGGGACTTCTCGCCAAACCGTGACTACGGTTCTCAACCAATTTCGTGATACCAGCTTGCTCGATTTCGACCGCAAGCGGATCATGGTCAAAGACGTAAATGGGCTGAGGCGAGAGGCAAACTAA
- a CDS encoding DUF1684 domain-containing protein, which produces MKKHIALLLLALICSVNLVEAGGEKSYIRKIKKHRKQTAKMFADPAQSPMRADAVHFEGLDYFDIDPAYRVMARVEMTPSEEPFMMPTSKADLPKKFVQYGILHFELQGQELQLPMYVRASQRENPQYIFVPFTDLTTGAECYGGGRYLDVEVPKPGEELEVDFNLCYNPYCAYGDGWACPIPPRANFLNIRVEAGVKNYQH; this is translated from the coding sequence ATGAAGAAACACATTGCCTTATTGCTATTGGCTTTGATTTGCTCCGTGAATCTCGTGGAGGCTGGTGGCGAAAAATCGTATATCCGCAAGATCAAAAAGCACCGCAAGCAGACCGCCAAGATGTTTGCCGATCCTGCCCAATCGCCGATGAGAGCTGATGCCGTCCATTTTGAGGGGTTGGACTATTTTGATATTGATCCAGCCTATCGCGTCATGGCTCGTGTGGAAATGACCCCGAGTGAGGAGCCTTTCATGATGCCGACTTCCAAAGCCGATCTCCCCAAGAAATTCGTTCAATACGGAATCCTACATTTTGAGCTCCAAGGTCAGGAATTGCAGCTCCCGATGTACGTAAGGGCTTCCCAACGAGAAAACCCTCAATATATATTTGTGCCCTTTACGGATTTGACTACGGGCGCAGAATGCTATGGAGGAGGACGATATCTGGATGTCGAAGTGCCTAAGCCCGGCGAAGAGCTGGAAGTAGATTTCAATCTGTGTTACAATCCTTACTGTGCGTATGGAGACGGTTGGGCGTGCCCAATTCCCCCTAGGGCAAATTTCTTGAATATTCGGGTTGAAGCTGGCGTAAAAAATTATCAACATTGA
- a CDS encoding M1 family metallopeptidase: MKTSGLGMAFTWVLAMMVWMGCEGEIGAPVEVIDPHSAAMKEEATVKHLELDLAVDFEQEQLAGTAILELDRSEDATQLLLDSKGLEIESVMISPNGRTTSPTEFSLTDEDPILGSSLQVALESNTRFVHIQYKTTPGAKALQFIPGNLNPSGKPFLLTQSQAIHARTWVPIQDSPGIRFTYEAKITVPQGLMAIMSAENDTVLHEDGVYQFTMDQPIPAYLLALAVGELEFQALGNRTGVFADPSVIDDAAYEFAEVEQMMEIAEGLYGAYRWGRYDIVVLPPSFPFGGMENPRLTFATPTILAGDRSLVSLIAHELAHSWSGNLVTNATWNDFWLNEGFTVYFEYRIMEALKGRDYSEMLASISLSDLQKEVAELGVGSPDTRLAVDLTGRDPDDGMNAIAYEKGYYFLRLLEETVGRPAFDAFLNEYFSTFAFQTMNTEQFVAYLETHLLDPQDLDPEDIKLEEWVHGAGIPDNLPKAKSKRFDAIEEAISAWIAGQDLYQYPTAEWTSHEWLRFIYLLPDAAKPEQMAELDRIFGFSDRTNCEVLCKWFVKSVTTHYEGAYPAMERFLLSVGRRKFLTPIYTELMQTSEGKELAYQIYEKARPTYHPIAVETLDETLDWPSAVQLSEAN; the protein is encoded by the coding sequence ATGAAAACGTCGGGATTAGGTATGGCCTTCACATGGGTGTTGGCAATGATGGTATGGATGGGATGTGAAGGAGAAATCGGAGCGCCTGTCGAGGTGATTGATCCGCACTCAGCTGCCATGAAGGAAGAAGCGACTGTCAAGCACCTTGAACTTGATCTGGCGGTGGATTTCGAACAGGAACAATTGGCAGGTACGGCTATTTTGGAATTGGATCGATCAGAAGATGCCACCCAATTGTTGCTGGATAGCAAAGGGTTGGAGATTGAATCCGTGATGATCTCACCCAATGGACGGACCACTTCTCCCACGGAATTTTCCCTGACAGATGAAGATCCAATCCTTGGTTCATCCCTTCAGGTTGCACTTGAAAGCAATACGCGATTTGTCCACATCCAATACAAAACCACTCCCGGTGCCAAGGCACTGCAATTCATTCCGGGCAATCTCAATCCTAGCGGAAAGCCATTTTTGCTGACCCAATCGCAGGCGATCCATGCTCGTACTTGGGTTCCCATCCAAGATAGCCCCGGTATCCGATTTACTTATGAAGCTAAAATCACCGTTCCTCAAGGACTCATGGCGATCATGAGTGCCGAGAATGATACGGTACTTCACGAAGACGGTGTGTATCAATTCACCATGGACCAGCCGATTCCCGCCTATCTGTTGGCATTGGCTGTGGGAGAATTGGAGTTTCAGGCTTTGGGCAATCGTACAGGCGTATTTGCCGATCCTTCCGTCATTGATGATGCAGCCTACGAGTTTGCGGAGGTAGAACAGATGATGGAAATCGCAGAGGGATTGTATGGTGCTTACCGTTGGGGCAGATACGATATCGTGGTATTGCCGCCGAGTTTCCCATTTGGGGGAATGGAAAATCCACGCTTGACCTTTGCGACCCCGACCATTTTGGCGGGTGATCGATCGCTTGTATCACTGATTGCGCATGAACTTGCACATTCTTGGTCTGGAAATTTGGTGACCAATGCCACTTGGAATGATTTCTGGCTGAATGAAGGATTTACTGTCTACTTCGAATATCGCATCATGGAAGCGCTCAAGGGCAGGGATTATTCCGAAATGCTGGCTTCCATAAGCTTGAGTGATTTGCAGAAAGAAGTGGCAGAATTGGGCGTAGGAAGTCCTGATACTCGTCTGGCTGTAGATCTGACAGGCAGAGATCCTGATGATGGAATGAATGCCATTGCCTATGAAAAAGGATACTACTTCCTGAGATTGCTGGAGGAGACAGTGGGGAGACCCGCTTTCGATGCTTTCCTCAATGAATACTTCAGCACATTCGCCTTTCAGACCATGAATACGGAGCAGTTTGTGGCCTATCTGGAAACTCATCTACTCGATCCCCAAGACCTCGATCCCGAAGATATTAAGTTGGAAGAATGGGTGCATGGCGCAGGCATTCCCGATAATCTCCCCAAAGCTAAATCAAAACGTTTTGACGCCATTGAAGAAGCTATTTCCGCATGGATTGCTGGTCAGGATCTGTACCAATATCCAACAGCCGAATGGACTTCTCACGAATGGCTGAGATTCATTTATCTATTGCCTGATGCTGCCAAACCAGAGCAAATGGCAGAGCTGGATCGGATCTTCGGTTTCAGTGATCGCACCAATTGCGAAGTGCTCTGCAAATGGTTCGTCAAAAGCGTCACTACCCACTATGAAGGGGCCTACCCTGCTATGGAAAGGTTTCTCCTGTCTGTAGGGCGCAGGAAATTCTTGACGCCCATCTACACAGAGCTCATGCAAACCTCCGAGGGCAAGGAACTGGCTTATCAGATTTATGAAAAGGCCCGTCCAACCTACCATCCCATTGCGGTGGAAACCCTCGATGAAACATTGGATTGGCCGTCCGCTGTTCAGCTGTCCGAGGCGAATTAG
- the glpK gene encoding glycerol kinase GlpK produces MKATYLLAMDQGTTSSRSMIFDKDGKIVGVAQKEFTQIFPQPGWVEHNPQEIWDSQLQTTKLVLQQTGITPDQIAGIGITNQRETTIIWNRKTGQPVYNAIVWQDRRTASICDQLKADGLEPYVRKTTGLVIDAYFSGTKIHWILKHIQAKNPNINLEELAFGTVDTWLIWNLTHGHVHATDYSNASRTMVYDIEKLEWDQKLLDKLEIPASILPEVRPCSGDFGKTHAKWFDGAEIPIAGVAGDQQAALFGQACVEPGMTKNTYGTGCFILMNTGKEPVHSNHGLITTLGWGLDDSVQYILEGSIFIAGAAIQWLRDGLRILDASPDSEYFAEKLPTNEEVYVVPAFAGLGAPYWDMYARGAIFGLTRGTNKSHIIRATLESLAYQTRDVLSAMEQDSGINLSTLRVDGGASNNNFLMQFQADILNTQVERPEIVETTALGAAYLAGIAVGFWEKSELTKRWKRDRLFEPNMEAETRERYYRNWQKAVKRSMQWIDE; encoded by the coding sequence ATGAAGGCTACCTACCTATTGGCCATGGATCAGGGAACGACCAGCTCCCGCTCCATGATATTCGACAAAGACGGAAAGATTGTCGGAGTTGCACAGAAAGAATTCACCCAGATATTCCCGCAGCCTGGATGGGTGGAGCACAATCCCCAGGAGATTTGGGATTCACAACTCCAAACCACCAAACTGGTCCTCCAACAAACCGGGATCACCCCCGACCAAATTGCCGGCATAGGGATCACCAACCAGCGTGAGACCACCATCATCTGGAATCGCAAGACTGGGCAGCCAGTGTACAACGCCATTGTGTGGCAAGATCGCCGGACTGCCAGTATTTGTGATCAACTCAAGGCGGACGGATTGGAACCTTATGTCCGCAAAACCACAGGATTGGTCATCGACGCTTATTTCTCGGGTACCAAAATCCACTGGATCCTCAAACACATTCAAGCCAAAAACCCCAATATCAATCTGGAAGAATTGGCCTTTGGAACAGTAGATACTTGGCTCATTTGGAATTTGACACATGGGCATGTACACGCCACGGATTACTCCAATGCCTCCCGTACGATGGTCTATGACATCGAGAAGCTCGAATGGGATCAAAAGCTTTTGGACAAACTAGAGATTCCTGCTTCCATTCTGCCTGAGGTTAGACCTTGTAGCGGCGATTTCGGCAAGACACATGCTAAGTGGTTTGATGGCGCGGAGATTCCGATTGCAGGGGTTGCGGGCGACCAGCAAGCAGCCCTATTTGGTCAAGCTTGTGTAGAACCCGGCATGACCAAAAACACCTATGGAACGGGCTGTTTCATTCTGATGAATACTGGTAAAGAACCTGTTCACTCCAACCATGGACTGATCACAACGCTGGGATGGGGACTGGATGACAGCGTTCAATACATTTTGGAGGGAAGTATCTTTATTGCTGGTGCAGCAATCCAATGGCTGCGAGACGGATTGAGAATTCTCGATGCTTCTCCTGACTCAGAATATTTCGCAGAAAAGCTCCCTACCAACGAAGAGGTCTATGTCGTACCGGCATTCGCAGGACTAGGAGCGCCCTACTGGGACATGTATGCGCGAGGAGCGATTTTTGGGTTGACGCGTGGTACCAACAAATCCCACATTATCCGAGCGACCCTTGAGTCACTTGCCTACCAGACGCGGGATGTACTCTCTGCGATGGAGCAAGATTCGGGAATCAATCTCTCTACGCTTCGGGTGGATGGCGGTGCTTCCAATAACAATTTCCTCATGCAGTTTCAGGCTGACATCCTCAATACCCAAGTGGAGCGTCCTGAAATTGTAGAGACCACTGCTTTGGGGGCGGCCTATCTTGCGGGGATTGCGGTTGGTTTTTGGGAAAAATCAGAGCTGACCAAGCGTTGGAAAAGGGATCGGTTGTTTGAACCCAATATGGAAGCAGAGACACGTGAACGCTATTATCGAAACTGGCAAAAGGCCGTCAAGCGGAGTATGCAGTGGATCGACGAATAG